Proteins encoded by one window of Vibrio algicola:
- the fabB gene encoding beta-ketoacyl-ACP synthase I — protein MKRAVITGLGIVSSIGNNVEEVLASLKTGKSGISASEQFKEAGLRSHVWGELKITPSDFIDRKQMRFMGDTASYAFLAMQQAVEDSQLPEDQVSNDRTGLVAGSGGISSQNQVISVDTIREKGVKRVGPYMVPRTMASTVSACLATPFKIRGVNYTMSSACATSAHCIGHALELIQLGKQDVVFAGGGEELHWSSAMMFDAMGALSTKFNDQPEKASRTYDANRDGFVISGGGGMVVVEELEHALARGAKIYGEIVGYGATSDGYDMVAPSGEGAVRCMKMAMENVDSIDYVNTHGTSTPVGDVKELGAIQEVFGKDSGGKCPAISATKAMTGHALGAAGVHEAIYSTLMLQHSFIAPSINVETLDPAAEGLDIVTEPREQELNTVMSNSFGFGGTNATLVIKKYQA, from the coding sequence ATGAAACGAGCCGTCATCACTGGTCTAGGCATTGTATCTAGTATTGGTAATAACGTAGAAGAAGTATTAGCGTCTTTAAAAACAGGTAAATCTGGCATTAGTGCTTCAGAGCAATTTAAAGAAGCCGGTCTTCGTTCTCATGTTTGGGGTGAGCTAAAAATCACACCAAGCGATTTTATCGACCGTAAACAAATGCGCTTTATGGGCGATACTGCTTCTTATGCATTCCTTGCAATGCAACAAGCAGTGGAAGATTCTCAGTTACCTGAAGACCAAGTATCAAATGATCGTACCGGTCTTGTTGCTGGCTCTGGTGGTATTTCTTCACAAAACCAAGTGATCTCAGTGGATACTATCCGTGAGAAAGGCGTAAAGCGCGTGGGTCCTTACATGGTTCCTCGTACTATGGCGTCAACGGTTTCAGCTTGTCTTGCCACGCCATTTAAAATTCGTGGCGTTAACTACACCATGAGTTCAGCTTGTGCGACTTCAGCACACTGTATCGGTCACGCATTAGAGCTTATCCAACTTGGCAAACAAGATGTGGTATTTGCTGGTGGTGGTGAAGAGCTTCACTGGTCTTCTGCCATGATGTTTGATGCGATGGGTGCATTATCAACTAAGTTTAATGATCAGCCTGAAAAAGCTTCTCGTACTTATGATGCAAACCGTGATGGTTTTGTTATCTCTGGTGGCGGCGGTATGGTTGTGGTTGAAGAACTGGAACATGCTCTTGCTCGTGGCGCAAAAATTTACGGCGAAATCGTAGGTTACGGCGCAACATCAGACGGCTATGATATGGTCGCTCCTTCTGGTGAAGGCGCGGTTCGTTGCATGAAGATGGCAATGGAAAATGTCGATTCTATCGATTACGTTAACACCCACGGTACTTCTACTCCGGTTGGTGATGTAAAAGAGCTTGGCGCGATCCAAGAAGTATTTGGTAAAGACAGCGGCGGCAAATGCCCTGCGATTTCAGCCACCAAAGCCATGACAGGTCACGCACTTGGCGCGGCGGGTGTACATGAAGCGATTTACTCAACGCTGATGCTACAACATAGCTTTATTGCCCCAAGTATCAACGTCGAAACGCTTGATCCTGCCGCAGAGGGTTTAGATATTGTGACAGAACCTCGCGAGCAAGAACTCAACACGGTTATGTCTAACAGCTTTGGTTTTGGTGGCACAAACGCCACACTTGTTATCAAGAAATACCAAGCGTAA